The following DNA comes from Longimicrobium sp..
ATCAGCGGCAGCACGGCGGCCGAGCGCGGCGCCTGCTCCCACTTTTCGCCCGGCGCCAGCAGCGGCAGCCGGTCGCGCTCACGGCGCAGGTCCACGTAGTTCAGGTCCACGCCGTGCTTCACCGCCAGCGACAGCCGCGACTCGCCCTCGCCGAACGCCTCGGCGCCCATGGGCATGGGCTCGCCCGACGCGTGCAGCACCTTGCCGCGCCCCGCATCGTCCGTCACCAGGGCGACCGCCGCGCCGGCGGCCCCGGTGCCCTGGCGCACGGCGGCGGCAAGCTGCGCGGCGAACTTGTCCAGCTCCAGCTCGCCGGGAAGGGTGCGCACGGCATCCGCCATCGCCCGCATCCCCGCGTCTGCCCGGCGCACGGCGGCGCGCGACTTCAGCAGCCCCAGCAGCGTGCCCAGGTGCTGGCCCCCGCGCACCGCCGCGGCCTCGGCCCCGGGCGGCACCTGGCCGGGATAGGCGAGTGCGAGCACCATCACCCGCGCCTCCACCTCCACCGGCAGCAGCAGCATCTCCGCCGCCCAGGGGGAGGGCAGGTCGCGCTTGCCGCGCTGGATGCGCTGGGGAAGCCGCTCGTCGATGGCCCACGCGAACGGGTGGCCGGCCAGCGCCACGGGCGACTCGGCCGCGGGCACCTCGGGCGCGGCGGCGCGCACCAGCAGCGCGGCCGAGCGCTGGTCGTCCAGCCCGTCGGCCCGCCACAGCGCCGCCTCGTGCGCGTCGGTGGCGCGAAGGATCACCGCCAGCGCGTTCTCCACCGCCTCCGCGTCCGTCGCCTCGCCCTCGCGCCGGGGCGCCGCTTCGGGCTCGGCGACCGCGGCGCTCCCGATGCGCTTCGCCCCCGGCCCGTGCGCCACCCACGCCGCGAGCCCCGCCGCCAGCGCCATCAACAGCACCCATCCCGCCGCCGCCGTCCATCCCGGCGCCGTGCCATCCATCCAGTCCGCGCCGATCCCCAGCGCCGCCACGACGCCCGCCGCGGGCGCCGCCCACTTCGGCGCGCGCCGGCCGAAGAGCACCACCCATCCGGCCGCGAGCGGCGCCAGGGGCGAGGCCAGGTGACCGGTCGCGGCGATCAGCAGGTGGACGGGGGGCCAGAGCGCCGCGGCGGCCCCGGCATCCTTGCCGCGGACGTGGAACGCCCACACGGCCAGGGCAAGCAGGATGATGACGGACAGCGCCGCGCCCCACCACGGCAGCCGCGCCGCGAGCCCGAGCGCGGCGGCGTACGCCAGCGCCGAGACGGCGAGCGGAAGCGGATGGGGAACGCGGATTGACGTGGAAATCGTCAGGGGGGCGGAAGCAGGTTGATGCGCGACGCGGCGGCCGCCGCGCCGAACCCGTTGTCGATGTTCACCACGGTGACCCCCGACGCGCAGGAGTTCAGCATCCCCAGCAGCGCCGAAAGGCCGCCGAACGAAGCGCCGTAGCCCACGCTGGTCGGGACGGCGATCACGGGAACGGAAACCAGGCCGCCGACGACGGAGGGAAGCGCGCCCTCCATCCCCGCGATCACGATGACCACGGCGGCGGACGACAGCGTGTCGCGCGCGCTGAGGATGCGGTGGATGCCGGCCACGCCCACGTCCGTCAGCCGCTCCACCGGGTTGCCGTACGCGCGTGCCGTCACCGCCGCCTCCTCAGCGACGGGCAGGTCGCTGGTGCCGGCGGTAACGACCAGCACGGTGCCGCGCGTCCGCCGCTCCACCGGCTCGGCGGGCGCCAGGTACGCCGTCCGCCCCAGCTCGTTCAGCTCGATGGCGGGAAGGGCGGACCGCAGGGGCTCGCGCGCCTCGGGCGCCAGGCGCGTGGCCAGGAACCCCTCCCCGCGCTCCGCGATGCGGACCGCGAGGGCGACGACCTGGTCCGGCGTCTTCCCCTGCCCGAAGACGACCTCGGGAAAGCCGTGGCGAAGGGCGCGGTGGTGGTCCACCCGCGCGAAGTCCAGGTCTTCCACCGGTGCCCAGGCCAGCCGCCGCTCGGCGTCGGCGATGGACGACGCGCCGCTGGCCACCTCGCCCAGCAGCGCGCGGAGGGACTCGGGGGTCACGCGGCCGCCCCCTGCTCCACCTGCGCCAGGTACCCTTCCAGCAGGCGCTCGGCCTCGTCCAGCCGCCGCACCTCGAACAATTCCTGGCGCAGGTAGCGCCCGTTGGGAAGCCCCTTGGTATACCAGCCCAGGTGCTTGCGGAACTCGATCATCGCCTTTTCCTCGTCCGCCTCCCAGGCAATGGCCAGCCGCGCGTGCTCGATGACGATGCGGAAGCGCTCGGCCGCCTCCGGATCGGCGGGCACAGGCCGCCCCTCCAGCGCCGCGCGGGCCTGCGAGAACAGCCACGGTGCCCCGTGCGAGCCCCGGGCGATCATGATGCCATCGCAGCTGGTGTGGTCGCGCATCCGCGCCGCCGCCTCGCCGGTGAACACGTCGCCGTTGCCGATCACCGGGATGTCGAGCGCTTGCTTGACGGCGGCGATCTCGTCCCAGTTGGCCGTCCCGCTGTACATCTGCGTGCGGGTGCGGGCGTGAAGCGTCAGCACCTCGGCGCCGGCGTCCTGGCAGCGCAGCGCGATCTCCACCGGGTTGCGCGTCTGCTCGGTGAAGCCGCTGCGGATCTTGACCGTCGTCGGGATGGAGATGGCCGCCTTGACCGCCCGGATGATGTCGCGCACCAGGTCCAGGTCGCGCAGGCACCCCGAGCCGCCGTTGCGGTTGACCACCTTTTTCACCGGGCACCCGAAGTTGATGTCCAGGAAGTCGGGCTCGTACACCTCTTCCACGAG
Coding sequences within:
- the larB gene encoding nickel pincer cofactor biosynthesis protein LarB, whose product is MTPESLRALLGEVASGASSIADAERRLAWAPVEDLDFARVDHHRALRHGFPEVVFGQGKTPDQVVALAVRIAERGEGFLATRLAPEAREPLRSALPAIELNELGRTAYLAPAEPVERRTRGTVLVVTAGTSDLPVAEEAAVTARAYGNPVERLTDVGVAGIHRILSARDTLSSAAVVIVIAGMEGALPSVVGGLVSVPVIAVPTSVGYGASFGGLSALLGMLNSCASGVTVVNIDNGFGAAAAASRINLLPPP
- a CDS encoding sensor domain-containing diguanylate cyclase produces the protein MWAFHVRGKDAGAAAALWPPVHLLIAATGHLASPLAPLAAGWVVLFGRRAPKWAAPAAGVVAALGIGADWMDGTAPGWTAAAGWVLLMALAAGLAAWVAHGPGAKRIGSAAVAEPEAAPRREGEATDAEAVENALAVILRATDAHEAALWRADGLDDQRSAALLVRAAAPEVPAAESPVALAGHPFAWAIDERLPQRIQRGKRDLPSPWAAEMLLLPVEVEARVMVLALAYPGQVPPGAEAAAVRGGQHLGTLLGLLKSRAAVRRADAGMRAMADAVRTLPGELELDKFAAQLAAAVRQGTGAAGAAVALVTDDAGRGKVLHASGEPMPMGAEAFGEGESRLSLAVKHGVDLNYVDLRRERDRLPLLAPGEKWEQAPRSAAVLPLMVDGRAIGVVAAWHPEPGRFGEREREILHLLCSVAPMPMRSARRFEALDQRASTDPLTGLPNRSAFDQRLAALSSYFDRYARPFALVTLDVDFFKKFNDTWGHEAGDRVLQHVSDLLKSTVRDVDLPARLGGEEFAVLLPETTLRQAMDAAERIRRTLESRTVNWQGRPLSVTASVGVSACPDCTATPSELLGLADAALYRAKESGRNRVAAAPKLEAAGRS
- the dusB gene encoding tRNA dihydrouridine synthase DusB, with the protein product MVEPSGAGGLYCRMSTSAIDLLKSGTVPLYLAPQAGVSESPFRRLCRSYGADVVVSEFVSAEGIRRHDRRTHSYLRFHDDERPIGIQIFGAEPEAMAQAARLVEEVYEPDFLDINFGCPVKKVVNRNGGSGCLRDLDLVRDIIRAVKAAISIPTTVKIRSGFTEQTRNPVEIALRCQDAGAEVLTLHARTRTQMYSGTANWDEIAAVKQALDIPVIGNGDVFTGEAAARMRDHTSCDGIMIARGSHGAPWLFSQARAALEGRPVPADPEAAERFRIVIEHARLAIAWEADEEKAMIEFRKHLGWYTKGLPNGRYLRQELFEVRRLDEAERLLEGYLAQVEQGAAA